One region of Hymenobacter sediminicola genomic DNA includes:
- a CDS encoding DUF2490 domain-containing protein — MQHNVLSRILLTLLAAAWCAAAHAQTPANPVQPWGTWFIGTVQLPGNATHKFGGFAEVQARTNGLFKQYFYNELKAGGSYDIDPNFTVTIAGGRYSTSDYRDLDAPPLNTEKRLWEQLTLTQYSKRLKLEHRYRIEQRWFNFRDDSTGFRQRFRYRLNAFLPLNNTTISAGTVFLAAYNEIFLNPKGPVFERNRVYGGVGYQVNSHVAVQIGYVNQANYNYTARQGQFILQNTAAKNNIVMAFTYRIIRPSTTLPAVEKLPSQQD; from the coding sequence ATGCAACACAACGTGCTTTCCCGGATACTCCTCACCCTGCTGGCCGCCGCGTGGTGCGCTGCAGCCCATGCCCAAACGCCTGCCAACCCTGTGCAGCCCTGGGGAACCTGGTTTATTGGCACGGTGCAACTGCCCGGCAATGCTACCCACAAGTTTGGGGGCTTCGCGGAAGTGCAAGCTCGGACCAATGGCCTGTTTAAACAGTATTTCTACAACGAGTTGAAAGCCGGGGGGAGCTACGATATCGACCCTAATTTCACGGTAACCATAGCCGGCGGGCGCTATTCAACTTCCGACTACCGTGACCTGGATGCGCCGCCCCTGAACACCGAAAAGCGACTCTGGGAACAACTCACCCTGACGCAGTACTCGAAGCGGCTGAAGCTGGAGCACCGCTACCGCATTGAGCAGCGTTGGTTCAATTTCCGCGACGACAGCACCGGATTCCGGCAGCGGTTTCGCTACCGCCTCAATGCGTTTCTGCCTCTCAACAATACAACTATATCGGCCGGTACGGTATTCCTGGCCGCTTACAATGAAATATTTCTGAATCCGAAAGGCCCAGTATTTGAGCGTAACCGCGTGTACGGAGGTGTTGGCTATCAGGTAAACTCGCACGTTGCTGTGCAGATTGGCTACGTCAACCAAGCCAACTACAACTACACGGCTCGGCAAGGGCAGTTTATCCTGCAGAATACCGCCGCCAAGAACAACATTGTAATGGCCTTCACCTACCGTATCATTCGCCCATCTACTACGCTACCTGCCGTTGAGAAACTGCCGTCGCAACAGGACTAG
- a CDS encoding MOSC domain-containing protein has protein sequence MPFPFFGDDKSTIARLLSTLPQTGRVEWIGLRPARREQLLTVEEATAETDRHLTGDHARPKPGGKRQITLIQHEHLAAVAGFLGLAMPLAPGRLRRNVAISGLNLLALKNRQIQIGAEVVLEITGECHPCSRMEEELGPGGYNAMRGHGGLTARIVQGGMFRVGDEVRVLEKSSA, from the coding sequence ATGCCTTTTCCTTTTTTCGGCGACGACAAATCGACTATTGCCCGGCTGCTCTCTACTCTACCCCAGACCGGCCGGGTGGAGTGGATTGGCCTGCGCCCTGCCCGGCGGGAACAACTTCTAACGGTAGAAGAAGCCACTGCCGAAACAGACCGCCACCTGACCGGCGACCATGCTCGGCCCAAACCCGGCGGCAAGCGCCAAATTACGCTGATCCAACATGAACACCTGGCCGCCGTTGCCGGATTTTTAGGCCTGGCTATGCCCCTGGCTCCGGGCCGTCTGCGCCGCAATGTGGCCATCAGCGGCCTGAATTTATTGGCTCTAAAAAACCGTCAGATACAAATCGGGGCGGAGGTGGTTCTGGAAATAACGGGGGAGTGCCACCCCTGTTCAAGAATGGAAGAAGAACTGGGGCCCGGCGGCTACAATGCCATGCGTGGGCACGGCGGCCTCACGGCGCGCATCGTGCAGGGAGGCATGTTTCGCGTGGGCGACGAGGTGCGTGTGCTGGAAAAGAGCAGCGCGTAA
- a CDS encoding Dps family protein — MAKAPAKKPAAASKAPVASSKTPAARKTAAPAASNGHSAPSVQPVLNQQFHAPAPLQKYGTVSQRLPIGLDEKTRQQSVTNLNQLLADTITLRDLYKKHHWQVVGPTFYQLHLLYDKHYEEQSALVDTIAERIQILGGVAVAMAHDVAELTSIPRPPRDREEAPIQVGRLLEAHQIILKNAHKFAKEADDSGDDGTNDLAVSDVMRLNELQVWFVSEHVVDTPLARAE, encoded by the coding sequence ATGGCTAAAGCTCCTGCCAAGAAACCCGCTGCCGCCTCCAAAGCCCCGGTAGCTTCCTCCAAAACTCCTGCTGCCCGTAAAACCGCAGCGCCTGCCGCTTCCAATGGCCATTCTGCTCCCAGCGTGCAGCCTGTCCTGAATCAGCAGTTTCACGCTCCGGCACCCCTGCAGAAGTACGGCACTGTGTCGCAGCGCCTCCCCATTGGCCTCGATGAAAAGACCCGCCAACAGAGCGTAACCAACCTCAACCAACTGCTGGCCGATACCATCACGCTACGCGACCTGTACAAGAAACACCACTGGCAGGTAGTAGGCCCCACATTTTATCAGCTGCATCTGCTCTACGACAAGCACTACGAAGAGCAAAGCGCGCTGGTAGACACCATTGCTGAACGAATCCAGATTCTGGGCGGCGTAGCCGTTGCTATGGCCCATGATGTTGCCGAGCTGACCAGCATTCCACGGCCGCCCCGCGACCGGGAAGAGGCTCCAATTCAGGTAGGCCGTCTGCTGGAAGCCCACCAGATAATCCTCAAGAATGCCCACAAATTCGCCAAAGAAGCCGATGACTCCGGCGACGATGGCACGAATGACTTGGCCGTGAGCGACGTAATGCGCCTCAATGAATTGCAGGTTTGGTTCGTTTCAGAGCATGTAGTAGATACGCCACTAGCCCGCGCTGAATAA
- a CDS encoding low affinity iron permease family protein produces the protein MVPFLPTDSARSNLFARFAERITAWAGSTLVFCLALGIVLLWALTGPVFHYSETWQLIINTGTTIITFLMVFLIQRAQNKDSLVLHLKLNELLAAHKGASNRLINAQDFSEEEIHVLHRYFDILAEKAALDRDLGRTHSVEEAEENHVSKRAARHKPH, from the coding sequence ATGGTACCTTTTCTGCCCACAGATTCTGCCCGCTCTAACTTATTTGCCCGCTTCGCTGAACGTATTACAGCGTGGGCAGGCTCTACACTTGTCTTCTGTCTAGCGCTAGGCATCGTGTTGCTCTGGGCCCTTACCGGGCCTGTGTTTCACTATTCCGAAACGTGGCAGCTGATTATCAATACGGGCACTACCATCATTACCTTTTTGATGGTTTTCTTGATTCAGCGCGCGCAGAACAAAGATTCCCTGGTGCTTCACCTCAAGCTCAACGAGCTGTTGGCAGCCCACAAAGGAGCCAGCAACCGCCTGATAAATGCGCAGGACTTCTCAGAAGAAGAAATCCATGTATTGCACCGGTACTTCGATATTCTGGCTGAAAAAGCGGCGCTTGACCGTGACCTAGGCCGTACCCACAGCGTGGAAGAAGCGGAGGAAAACCATGTGAGTAAGCGGGCCGCGCGTCACAAGCCCCATTAG